The following are from one region of the Gambusia affinis linkage group LG02, SWU_Gaff_1.0, whole genome shotgun sequence genome:
- the scamp2l gene encoding secretory carrier membrane protein 2, like, with protein MSGLDSNPFADPVDVNPFQDASVTQAIGGVHESTGEYNPFTANEMGKFTGTTIPVSKASSSQPAVLPTSVEQSPQATAAAAQANLVKQQEELERKAAELERKEQEMQNRSSRDSNPGAKENNWPPLPRFFPIKPCFYQNFEEDIPEDYRRICKRMYYLWMFHSATLFLNILACLAYFTADAAKGVDFGLSILWFILFTPVSFVCWYRPVYKAFRSDSSFSFFFFFFVFFFQVAVYIIQSVGIPSWGNSGWISSISMIRSNLAVAVVMMVVAGFFTVNAVLGVILLKMVHSKYRNTSASFSKAQQEFSQGVLTNRTFQSAAASAATSAAQGAFSSNQGN; from the exons ATGTCGGGGCTTGACAGCAACCCGTTCGCTGACCCGGTGGACGTGAACCCCTTCCAG gaTGCCTCAGTCACACAAGCTATCGGAGGGGTCCATGAAAGCACGGGAGAGTATAACCCGTTCACCGCAAATGAAATG GGAAAGTTCACTGGAACGACCATCCCAGTCTCTAAAGCCTCCTCATCCCAACCTGCTGTACTTCCGACTTCTGTGGAGCAAAGTCCACAA GCGACGGCAGCAGCTGCTCAGGCTAATCTGGtcaagcagcaggaggagctggagaggaaaGCTGCAGAGCTGGAGCGAAAGGAGCAGGAGATGCAgaacaggagcagcagagacTCCAACCCAGGAG CTAAAGAAAACAACTGGCCGCCTCTTCCAAGGTTCTTTCCCATAAAGCCGTGCTTCTATCAGAACTTTGAGGAGGATATCCCAGAAGACTACCGCAGAATATGCAAGAGAATGTACTACCTCTGGATGT TCCATAGCGCCACCCTGTTCCTCAACATCCTGGCTTGCCTGGCTTACTTCACCGCTGACGCTGCTAAAGGTGTGGACTTCGGTCTGTCCATCCTGTGGTTCATCCTCTTCACCCCTGTGTCTTTCGTCTGCTGGTACAGGCCGGTTTACAAAGCCTTCAG GTCTGACAGCTCcttcagcttctttttctttttttttgttttcttcttccaagTGGCAGTGTACATTATCCAGTCAGTGGGCATTCCCTCATGGGGAAACAG TGGATGGATCTCATCAATTAGCATGATTCGTTCCAACTTGGCAGTTGCCGTGGTTATGATGGTAGTGGCTGGTTTTTTCACCGTCAACGCTGTGTTGGGCGTCATCCTGCTGAAAATG GTCCACTCCAAGTACAGAAATACAAGCGCGAGCTTCTCCAAGGCTCAGCAGGAGTTTTCCCAGGGAGTTCTGACCAACCGCACCTTCCAGAGCGCCGCCGCTAGTGCTGCCACCTCTGCTGCCCAGGGGGCCTTCAGCAGTAACCAAGGGAATTAA
- the bbs4 gene encoding Bardet-Biedl syndrome 4 protein isoform X2, with amino-acid sequence MADAENATVLTAPTEAKKRRAPKAPELPIVERRNWLIHQHYLRKDYETCKVIIKEQLQETNGMCEYAIYVQALILRLEGKIQESLELFQSCAILNPSSSDNLKQVARSLFLLGKHKAAIEFYHEAAKLNEKDWEISHNLGVCYYFIKDFRNAEEHLNAALQTNKHDKTFVMLGKVHLLAGDADKAIEVYKRAVEFSPENTELLTTLGLLFLQLGKYQKAFEHLGNALTFDPNNYKAILAAGSMMQTHGDFDVAMNKYRVAACAVPESPPLWNNIGMCFFGKKKYVAAISCLKRAHYLSPFDWKVLYNLGLVHLTMQQYASAFHFLSAAINLNPRMGELYMLLAVALTNLEDVENATRAYEEAVNLDDPHRPNPMVNLNFAIFLYNHGDKKRALDQYQEMERKVNHLRDSSSNFEFDLELMDMAQKMGAVLQVTDTLVWTKPGKDSKAKPHSAAAAKTPGAPLGTNQALGQAMSSAASYNKNIQLTTGVSKGPSTSLEPEPDVENAPSSPTDPPGCPEPEDPDGSKPRTSKRRSKVKETLGQSELEPRWCRQSDAFEHLYHTTLL; translated from the exons ATGGCGGACGCGGAGAATGCTACGGTG CTGACAGCTCCTACTGAAGCCAAGAAGCGCCGTGCACCTAAAG CTCCAGAGCTTCCtattgtggagagaagaaaCTGGCTGATCCACCAGCACTATCTGCGCAAAGACTATGAGACCTGTAAG gTGATCATTAAAGAGCAACTCCAGGAAACCAATGGGATGTGTGAATATGCCATATATGTTCAAG CACTAATCTTACGTCTTGAGGGGAAGATCCAGGAGTCCCTGGAGCTGTTTCAGAGCTGCGCCATCCTTAATCCCAGCAGCTCAGACAACCTCAAGCAAGTGGCCCGATCACT ATTTCTTCTTGGAAAGCACAAAGCAGCTATTGAGTTCTATCATGAAGCAGCAAAGCTTAATGAGAAAGACTGG GAGATCAGTCATAACCTGGGTGTGTGTTATTACTTCATCAAAGATTTCAGAAAT GCTGAGGAACATCTAAACGCCGCTCTGCAGACAAATAAACATGACAAGACCTTCGTGATGCTCGGGAAAGTTCATCTGCTGGCTGGAGACGCCGACAAGGCCATCGAAGTGTATAAGAGAGCAGTGGA ATTCTCTCCAGAGAACACTGAACTCCTGACCACTCTCGGCCTCCTTTTTTTGCAG CTCGGGAAGTACCAGAAAGCATTTGAGCATCTTGGGAATGCCCTCACTTTTGACCCCAACAATTATAAG GCCATCCTGGCCGCAGGCAGCATGATGCAAACCCACGGTGACTTTGATGTGGCCATGAACAAGTACAGAGTGGCAGCGTGCGCCGTGCCGGAGAGCCCCCCTCTCTGGAACAACATTGGCATGTGCTTCTTTGGCAAGAAGAAGTATGTGGCG GCCATTAGCTGCCTGAAGCGCGCTCACTACTTGTCTCCCTTTGACTGGAAAGTGTTGTACAACCTGGGGCTGGTACACCTGACCATGCAGCAGTACGCCTCAGCTTTCCATTTCCTCAGCGCAGCCATTAATCTGAACCCACGGATGGGGGAACTCTACATGCTGCTGGCAG TCGCTTTGACTAATTTGGAAGATGTAGAGAATGCCACCAGAGCATACGAAGAAGCAGTGAATCTTGATGA CCCCCACAGACCCAACCCCATGGTCAACCTGAACTTTGCAATATTCCTCTATAATCACGGAGACAAGAAGAGAGCTCTGGATCAATATCAGGAGATGGAAAGGAAAGTCAACCATCTACGGGATAGCAGTAGCAACTTTGAGTTTGATCTGGAG CTGATGGACATGGCTCAGAAGATGGGCGCTGTCCTGCAGGTAACAGATACTCTGGTTTGGACTAAACCCGGCAAGGACTCCAAAGCCAAGCCtcactctgcagcagcagccaaaaCCCCGGGAGCTCCTCTCGGCACCAACCAAGCTCTGGGTCAGGCCATGTCTTCAGCTGCCAGCTACAACAAGAACATCCAGCTAACTACAG GCGTTTCCAAAGGCCCTTCCACATCTCTCGAGCCAGAGCCTGATGTAGAAAACGCCCCCAGCTCACCGACTGACCCTCCAGGCTGCCCAGAACCTGAAGATCCAGACGGGTCCAAACCCAGAACCTCTAAGAGGAGATCTAAG GTGAAGGAAACCCTGGGACAATCTGAGCTCGAGCCAAGATGGTGTAGACAGAGCGATGCTTTTGAACATTTGTATCATACGACTTTATTGTAA
- the bbs4 gene encoding Bardet-Biedl syndrome 4 protein isoform X1, producing MSTPVLQEVTPMLHCQHRHVKLTAPTEAKKRRAPKAPELPIVERRNWLIHQHYLRKDYETCKVIIKEQLQETNGMCEYAIYVQALILRLEGKIQESLELFQSCAILNPSSSDNLKQVARSLFLLGKHKAAIEFYHEAAKLNEKDWEISHNLGVCYYFIKDFRNAEEHLNAALQTNKHDKTFVMLGKVHLLAGDADKAIEVYKRAVEFSPENTELLTTLGLLFLQLGKYQKAFEHLGNALTFDPNNYKAILAAGSMMQTHGDFDVAMNKYRVAACAVPESPPLWNNIGMCFFGKKKYVAAISCLKRAHYLSPFDWKVLYNLGLVHLTMQQYASAFHFLSAAINLNPRMGELYMLLAVALTNLEDVENATRAYEEAVNLDDPHRPNPMVNLNFAIFLYNHGDKKRALDQYQEMERKVNHLRDSSSNFEFDLELMDMAQKMGAVLQVTDTLVWTKPGKDSKAKPHSAAAAKTPGAPLGTNQALGQAMSSAASYNKNIQLTTGVSKGPSTSLEPEPDVENAPSSPTDPPGCPEPEDPDGSKPRTSKRRSKVKETLGQSELEPRWCRQSDAFEHLYHTTLL from the exons ATGTCCACACCAGTCCTTCAGGAAGTTACGCCTATGCTACATTGCCAACACCGACACGTAAAG CTGACAGCTCCTACTGAAGCCAAGAAGCGCCGTGCACCTAAAG CTCCAGAGCTTCCtattgtggagagaagaaaCTGGCTGATCCACCAGCACTATCTGCGCAAAGACTATGAGACCTGTAAG gTGATCATTAAAGAGCAACTCCAGGAAACCAATGGGATGTGTGAATATGCCATATATGTTCAAG CACTAATCTTACGTCTTGAGGGGAAGATCCAGGAGTCCCTGGAGCTGTTTCAGAGCTGCGCCATCCTTAATCCCAGCAGCTCAGACAACCTCAAGCAAGTGGCCCGATCACT ATTTCTTCTTGGAAAGCACAAAGCAGCTATTGAGTTCTATCATGAAGCAGCAAAGCTTAATGAGAAAGACTGG GAGATCAGTCATAACCTGGGTGTGTGTTATTACTTCATCAAAGATTTCAGAAAT GCTGAGGAACATCTAAACGCCGCTCTGCAGACAAATAAACATGACAAGACCTTCGTGATGCTCGGGAAAGTTCATCTGCTGGCTGGAGACGCCGACAAGGCCATCGAAGTGTATAAGAGAGCAGTGGA ATTCTCTCCAGAGAACACTGAACTCCTGACCACTCTCGGCCTCCTTTTTTTGCAG CTCGGGAAGTACCAGAAAGCATTTGAGCATCTTGGGAATGCCCTCACTTTTGACCCCAACAATTATAAG GCCATCCTGGCCGCAGGCAGCATGATGCAAACCCACGGTGACTTTGATGTGGCCATGAACAAGTACAGAGTGGCAGCGTGCGCCGTGCCGGAGAGCCCCCCTCTCTGGAACAACATTGGCATGTGCTTCTTTGGCAAGAAGAAGTATGTGGCG GCCATTAGCTGCCTGAAGCGCGCTCACTACTTGTCTCCCTTTGACTGGAAAGTGTTGTACAACCTGGGGCTGGTACACCTGACCATGCAGCAGTACGCCTCAGCTTTCCATTTCCTCAGCGCAGCCATTAATCTGAACCCACGGATGGGGGAACTCTACATGCTGCTGGCAG TCGCTTTGACTAATTTGGAAGATGTAGAGAATGCCACCAGAGCATACGAAGAAGCAGTGAATCTTGATGA CCCCCACAGACCCAACCCCATGGTCAACCTGAACTTTGCAATATTCCTCTATAATCACGGAGACAAGAAGAGAGCTCTGGATCAATATCAGGAGATGGAAAGGAAAGTCAACCATCTACGGGATAGCAGTAGCAACTTTGAGTTTGATCTGGAG CTGATGGACATGGCTCAGAAGATGGGCGCTGTCCTGCAGGTAACAGATACTCTGGTTTGGACTAAACCCGGCAAGGACTCCAAAGCCAAGCCtcactctgcagcagcagccaaaaCCCCGGGAGCTCCTCTCGGCACCAACCAAGCTCTGGGTCAGGCCATGTCTTCAGCTGCCAGCTACAACAAGAACATCCAGCTAACTACAG GCGTTTCCAAAGGCCCTTCCACATCTCTCGAGCCAGAGCCTGATGTAGAAAACGCCCCCAGCTCACCGACTGACCCTCCAGGCTGCCCAGAACCTGAAGATCCAGACGGGTCCAAACCCAGAACCTCTAAGAGGAGATCTAAG GTGAAGGAAACCCTGGGACAATCTGAGCTCGAGCCAAGATGGTGTAGACAGAGCGATGCTTTTGAACATTTGTATCATACGACTTTATTGTAA
- the bbs4 gene encoding Bardet-Biedl syndrome 4 protein isoform X3 has product MRPVIIKEQLQETNGMCEYAIYVQALILRLEGKIQESLELFQSCAILNPSSSDNLKQVARSLFLLGKHKAAIEFYHEAAKLNEKDWEISHNLGVCYYFIKDFRNAEEHLNAALQTNKHDKTFVMLGKVHLLAGDADKAIEVYKRAVEFSPENTELLTTLGLLFLQLGKYQKAFEHLGNALTFDPNNYKAILAAGSMMQTHGDFDVAMNKYRVAACAVPESPPLWNNIGMCFFGKKKYVAAISCLKRAHYLSPFDWKVLYNLGLVHLTMQQYASAFHFLSAAINLNPRMGELYMLLAVALTNLEDVENATRAYEEAVNLDDPHRPNPMVNLNFAIFLYNHGDKKRALDQYQEMERKVNHLRDSSSNFEFDLELMDMAQKMGAVLQVTDTLVWTKPGKDSKAKPHSAAAAKTPGAPLGTNQALGQAMSSAASYNKNIQLTTGVSKGPSTSLEPEPDVENAPSSPTDPPGCPEPEDPDGSKPRTSKRRSKVKETLGQSELEPRWCRQSDAFEHLYHTTLL; this is encoded by the exons ATGAGACCT gTGATCATTAAAGAGCAACTCCAGGAAACCAATGGGATGTGTGAATATGCCATATATGTTCAAG CACTAATCTTACGTCTTGAGGGGAAGATCCAGGAGTCCCTGGAGCTGTTTCAGAGCTGCGCCATCCTTAATCCCAGCAGCTCAGACAACCTCAAGCAAGTGGCCCGATCACT ATTTCTTCTTGGAAAGCACAAAGCAGCTATTGAGTTCTATCATGAAGCAGCAAAGCTTAATGAGAAAGACTGG GAGATCAGTCATAACCTGGGTGTGTGTTATTACTTCATCAAAGATTTCAGAAAT GCTGAGGAACATCTAAACGCCGCTCTGCAGACAAATAAACATGACAAGACCTTCGTGATGCTCGGGAAAGTTCATCTGCTGGCTGGAGACGCCGACAAGGCCATCGAAGTGTATAAGAGAGCAGTGGA ATTCTCTCCAGAGAACACTGAACTCCTGACCACTCTCGGCCTCCTTTTTTTGCAG CTCGGGAAGTACCAGAAAGCATTTGAGCATCTTGGGAATGCCCTCACTTTTGACCCCAACAATTATAAG GCCATCCTGGCCGCAGGCAGCATGATGCAAACCCACGGTGACTTTGATGTGGCCATGAACAAGTACAGAGTGGCAGCGTGCGCCGTGCCGGAGAGCCCCCCTCTCTGGAACAACATTGGCATGTGCTTCTTTGGCAAGAAGAAGTATGTGGCG GCCATTAGCTGCCTGAAGCGCGCTCACTACTTGTCTCCCTTTGACTGGAAAGTGTTGTACAACCTGGGGCTGGTACACCTGACCATGCAGCAGTACGCCTCAGCTTTCCATTTCCTCAGCGCAGCCATTAATCTGAACCCACGGATGGGGGAACTCTACATGCTGCTGGCAG TCGCTTTGACTAATTTGGAAGATGTAGAGAATGCCACCAGAGCATACGAAGAAGCAGTGAATCTTGATGA CCCCCACAGACCCAACCCCATGGTCAACCTGAACTTTGCAATATTCCTCTATAATCACGGAGACAAGAAGAGAGCTCTGGATCAATATCAGGAGATGGAAAGGAAAGTCAACCATCTACGGGATAGCAGTAGCAACTTTGAGTTTGATCTGGAG CTGATGGACATGGCTCAGAAGATGGGCGCTGTCCTGCAGGTAACAGATACTCTGGTTTGGACTAAACCCGGCAAGGACTCCAAAGCCAAGCCtcactctgcagcagcagccaaaaCCCCGGGAGCTCCTCTCGGCACCAACCAAGCTCTGGGTCAGGCCATGTCTTCAGCTGCCAGCTACAACAAGAACATCCAGCTAACTACAG GCGTTTCCAAAGGCCCTTCCACATCTCTCGAGCCAGAGCCTGATGTAGAAAACGCCCCCAGCTCACCGACTGACCCTCCAGGCTGCCCAGAACCTGAAGATCCAGACGGGTCCAAACCCAGAACCTCTAAGAGGAGATCTAAG GTGAAGGAAACCCTGGGACAATCTGAGCTCGAGCCAAGATGGTGTAGACAGAGCGATGCTTTTGAACATTTGTATCATACGACTTTATTGTAA